In Clostridium thermosuccinogenes, the genomic stretch GCACATATATTCCCGCCATCGTAAACAATGTCCCCATGAAAATTGTGAGCAACATGTGGCGCAATAAAGGGGCATACTGGATCATAGCAAGACCTGAAATCAAGTCATGGGCTGATTTAAAAGGCAAAAAAATAGGATCCGCACAGCCTACGGGCGGTATGAAGCTCACCCTCATGGAAGTGCTGACCCAGAACGGAATCGACCCGGAAAAGGATGTTGAGCTTATCGCCAACGGATCTTATCAAACTGCCTATGCCACCCTTACCTCCGGAGAAGTGGATGCCACTATCATTCACCAGCCTTATGCCACCCTTGCAGAAAAAGAAGGCACTGGGCACGTGCTGGCAAAGACATGGGAATTCCTTCCCGGATATCATACCGGAGTACTGGTGGCTTCCCAGAAAATGATAGATGAGCAACCGGATGTGGTTGAGCGGGTGCTGGAGGTCTATTTCTACGCCAATAATTACGCTAAAAACCATTTGGATGAGTTTATACCCTGGGCAGCCAAATATTTGAATGTGGATGAGGATACGGCCCGCAAAGCCATTGAAGCGGAAATAGTGCTTTGGGAAAACGATCCTATAGTCGATACAAACCGTCTGCAAGTAACAGAAGATCTGCTTACCAAATATGGAATGCAGAGGGAATCCTACAAGGTTGACGGCGTCGTCGACAACCGGTTTGCCGAAAAGGTTGCAAAAGCCTTAAAACTCGGAAAATATGCTTCATAAAAATTAAGCAAAAGGAGAAGGAATCATGCCTGCTATTGAGTTTCGCAATATATCAAAATATTATGAAAATTGGGAAGGCGAAGAAACAACAGCGCTTAAAGATATAAACCTGACGGTCAAGGATGGCGAATTTGTCTGCATCCTTGGGCCCAGCGGATGCGGAAAAAGTACGCTTCTGGAAATAGCAGCAGGACTTTTGCCCCATTCGGAAGGTGAGATTTTATTGGATGGCAAGCTTCAGTCCGGCACCAGCCGCGATATTGGAGTGGTTTTTCAGGACTCATCCCTCTTTCCCTGGCGAAGTGTAAGAAAAAATATAGAGTTTGGTCTGGAAGTGGCAGGTGTAAGTAAAGAGGAACGGCTTCAGAAAGTGCAAAAGGCAATTGAAATGGTTGGGTTAAAAGGCTTTGAAAATAAATACCCCCACCAGCTTTCCGGAGGTATGCGCCAGCGAGCCGGTATTGCCCGCACTTTGGTGAATGATCCTGCCTGCATACTTATGGATGAGCCCTTCAGCGCAGTAGATCACTTGACTCGCCTTGCTCTCCAGGATGAGATTATCAGGATTTGGCAGCAAGAGAAAAAAACCATACTTTTTGTCACCCATGATGTCTCCGAAGCGGTATATCTCTCAACTCGCATAGTGCTGCTCACGCCACGTCCCGGGCGCATACAGCGGATTTTTGAAGTTCCCTGTGGCTGGCCGCGGAGCCGTAATAACCCGGCACTGCTGGATATAGTGGAGAAAATCTACATGTGCCTCAACAATCCTGATGAAAACGAAGATATGATCGAATATAACATATGAGTGAAGGAGGATGTAAAATGTCGGATAATGTATTAAAACAATTCAATTTAACCGATGAGGAATATTTGAAATTGGACGAGGTGGAATTCAGGGCCAGATTCCGTGAAAGAGTGCATCACACCCTGGAGATTCAGACCTATGCCGCCGCAAACGGCGATGAGGTTCTGAAAGAAAATCAGAGCGCGACAGCCAAGAAGTTTATCAGGCTTTGGGAGGAACGGAACCTGCCCAAGGATCTTCCCGAATATGTATACGCAAAGAAGCTGATAGAATTTTCCGAAACACTGCTAAGGGGCGAAAAACTAGATTTAAGCGAATATGAACCTTATAAGCTGTCGGATGAGGAGAAGGATGCGTTTTTTAAGGTTATCAAGGAAAGAAGGTCGGTGAGGCATTTCACTGATGAAAGAGTTCCTGACGAGCTGATTGACAAAATACTGGAAAGTGGATTGTGGGCAGCCCATTCGTGCAATTTGCAGTCAATAAAATATCTGGTGGTTATGGAGGAAACCACTCCTGGATTATTTAAAGGAAGCGATGTTCCTGGAGGCCCGGTTCACCTGGTAGTGCTTCAGGATGAACGAGTATACAGGGCCAATCCTTTGAACCCGGTAAGAAACCGGCTGATAGATGCAGGTGCAGCAGCCCAGAATATGGTTCTTGCAGCCCATGCCCTGGGATTAGGCAGTGTATGGTTGACCTTCAACGATGCGATGATAGAGAGGATCAGCAAATATTTCAACCTGCCGGAATACCTGAAATTAGTGACATATGTGGATGTCGGCTATCCCAATCAAACCCCGTATGCGCCTCAGAGAAAAACATTAAAGGAAGCGATAGAGGCAAGGGTTTAGCCTGTCCAATAGAAGGAGTGGTATAGTGAAAATCCTAATAACAGGAGGAAGTCAAGGCATTGGGCTGGCAATTGCAAAAGAGCTCCATACTGCCGGACATGAGCTTTTCCTGGTAGCAAGAAATCCGGAAAGACTAGACAGTACTATCAAAAGCTTTTCCGCCAAAGTCCAAGGCTTTGCCTGTGACATTGGAAAAGAAGGGCAAATTGATGCATTGATAAATGCCACCCGGCGGGAGAATTTCTATCCGGATGTGATAGTTCTTAACGCCGCAGCTTTCGGAGGCCCCGAAAGATCGGTGCTAAAACCTTCTCCGGATGAGCTGAGGCAACTGCTGGAAGTCAACGTCCTGTCAAATTATCAATTGGTGCAAGGTTTTATTGAAACTTTGAAAAAAAGCCAGTATCCCCGCATTATAATAATCGGGTCAACCGCCGGGATAAGAGTTGATGATGGCTCCCTTTACGGAGTCACCAAATGGGCATTAAGGTCCTATTCCTATTTTTTGAGGAATGAACTGAAACAGCTTGGAGTCGGAGTCACTTTAATAAATCCGGGGGGAACCTTTACCCAAAAACGCGTTCCCAATGAAAAAATCCCTGCCGACAGGCTTCTTGAAGCCTCAGACGTAGGAAAGCTTGTGGCAGCCATCCTTACCCTCTCCCCCCAGGCAGTTGTTGAAGAATTGAATATCCGCCCTCTTTTAGGCGATACTTATTGAGCACCCTTAACGGTGCTAACTGATCACGCATGTAATATTTACCGATCATACTGGGTAATGCCTACTGATCATGCTTGAATATTACTAATTATATTTATTTATGGAAGAAAATAACCGCTGTTCTCTCATCAGAGAAAAGCGGTTATTTGCATTTAATGTAAGTTTATGATATTAGTCAAGTGTATTCCAAAAACTAAGTTGAGCATACTCGCTATGAATGTGCGCTTGCGATATTGATCACCAGCCTAACGCCGAGGATTTATTAACGTCCAGTGCCAACCCCCATCACAAAGCACGCCCTTCTCTAAATCTTTTTCTAAATCTTTTTCTAAATCTTATTCTAAATCTTATTCTAAATTTTTTTATAAACCTTTCTCTATATCCAACTTTAAGTTTATCTTTAAAATATCCTTTTTTCTGCTAAAGCCCTATTTCATGAGGCTTAAATCGTCCACTGGTCGTGTATGATGCCGACAATATACCACTGGTCACTCTTCTTTTCAAATACCAGCCGGAGGCTTCTCCAGTCCATTCCTTCATACTGGGGATCGATACCCGGGAAGTGGTATTCTACGATTATTGAGTTTTTATATACTTCAAAGCTGTTATTTAGTGAGTTTCCATGCCCCAGCACCTTATTATAGCCTACTTCGTCCGCATTGATAAAGTCCTCATCATATATGAACCTTTTGTGATAGTCCGGGAAAGTGAGTTCTATAGGCTCTCCCGAGCCATCGTAATATCCCCACATGTATACCTTGGATTCGTCCATGCTCTCAATTTCCTCTGCGGTAAACACCAGGTTTTCCTTTACATCCACATATCCATAAGGAGAGAAACGCACTCCTTTGTCAGGATGGATATACTGTGAAAGTTTTTTAAGGTCATAATCCTTAAGGGCGGTCAATACTTCGGTAGCCCTGTCGTCGATAATGCTCTTAATGTACTCTTCGGTGTCCTTTTGAAGCACCTCTCCTTTTTCATTCAAATCGCTTTTTTGTTTGTCATCATCTTTGTTCTGGCCTGTGCCGCTGCCCTGATTCTGTTCGATTTTATCCTCCGTCTTAGGTTTATCTATCACCTTCACATCATCAGTGTCCAGCTGCAGGGTGCTGCAAGCAACGAAAGCAAATATTGAAACTGTAAGCACCGGCAGTATCAGAAACTTCTTTTTCATTTTACATTACCTCCATCAATCAGAATTTGTTTCTTTCTACATTTATCATAGCATCCGGTTGTTTCATCCTTAAATCAAACTTGTTTCAAAGTTGTAACTTTTTAAAGGCATGATGCTTATCCCTGCTGCAGGACAGGCAGCCTTACCTTTGCTGCCGTACCCTTTTCAATGCCCGGTTTAAGCTCAATGGAGCCTTTATGCTCCTCGACTATATATTTCACAATAGGAAGGCCCAATCCTGTACCCGTTATGTTTCGGGCATTTTCAGCCCTGTAAAATCGTTCAAACACCTTTTCAGCTTCCTTCTCGGGAATGCCGATTCCCTGGTCGGTTATGGACAGGAGAGCCATATTTGCATCCCTGTGAAGTTTTACTTCCACTGTGGATGGGGACGGTGAGAACTTAAAAGCATTATCCAGAAGGTTCACGATCATCTGGATCAGCTTTTCCCTGTCTCCCCATATGAAAATATCCGGCTCAATGCCGGAGACTATCCTTATTCCATATTTTTGTGCCCTGAGGGACATTTTTTCTATCGTTTCCTTTACAATAGACGATAGATTCAACCTGCCAAACTGGAAACTTTCCTTATTGGAGTCTATTCTGGACAGGGTCAGAACCTCATCCACCAGTTTTGCCAGACGCCTGGACTCATTGTTCAGATGATATACCGCCTTTTCCATATCAGGATGTCCTTTCACTTCATCCATCAGAAGCTCGGAATAGCCTTTAATGGCGGTCAAAGGGGTTCTGAGCTCATGGGACACGTTGGATACAAACTGTTTTTGCCTTTGTATATAATCCTGAAGCTGAGCGCCCATTGCATTGAAGCTCCGGTAAAGCTGGGCTATTTCGTCGGAACCTTTTATTTTAAGCGGCACAAAGTTCCGGTTGGCATAATTTTCTGCCGCCACTGCCAGCTTGTTTATGGGCTTGGTCACTTTTGCCGCAATATTGGCTATTAAAAAAGTAATCAATATTGTAAATAGGCCTGCCCCGATGAACAGTATATTTATAAACCTGCCGGTGAAATCCCTGAAAAAGGTCAATGGGTATATTATCTCCAAAATTGCGATGGTGTTTTCCTGGACACAAACCGGAGACGCAAAATATATTCTGTTGTCCCTGATGATATAAGCATAATTGCCTTTAGAAGCCGCCTCCAGGATTTTTTTATTCTCATATTCGGTTATGCTGTCCTTCTCATTACTTTTAGAAGATGCCAGAAGGCTGTAGTTTTCATCATATATCCGGATATTGCCCAGAATCAGGCCTAATTTGCTGATTACGCCTGAAGCCGTTTCACTGCTCAAATCTTCAGAGCTGTCATTTTTGATAATGTGCATCTGGGATATATAAATTTCAGCCAGCTTGCTTTGCTCAATGAGCTGCTGTTCTATAGAGCTTATGCTGAGCTGTTTGATTCCTTCCATGACCAAAATGCCTACCAGCAGCAGAGTCAGCATGGTTGCAAGGAGATTGCCTGTTATAAGCCGGGCCTTCAGCTTCATTTTCTATGCACCTCCATAACGGTAGCCAAAGCCATATATGGTTATTATGTGCTTTGGATTGCTGCTGTCGTCTTCAATCTTCTTTCTCAAGCGGGTGATGCAGATATCCACTACCCGGGTGTCTCCCATGAAATCATATCCCCATACCTTCTGCAGGAGCTCCTCCCTGGAAAACACCTTATGAGGGTTTCTGACAAACACTTCAAGAAGTTCATACTCCTTCAATGTGAGCTCGACCAGTTTTCCCCTTTTAAAAACCGTCCTGTTATCCAGGTCCACCATAAGCTCATAGTCTCCCACTTTGTTTTCCTTTGGTTCATCATTCCTCTCAAGGCGTCTTAGCACTGCCTTTATACGGGCGATCAGCTCCCTTGCGTCAAAAGGCTTTGTTATATAATCATCGGCTCCCAGCTCCAGCCCGAGAACCTTGTCTACTATGTCATCCTTTGCAGTGAGCATGATAACCGGTGTCTTGCGCTTATTTGTTATTTCTCTGCACACCTCATGTCCGCTGATATCCGGAAGCATGATATCCAGCAATACCAGGTCGGGATTAAAGCTATCAAACAGCCGCAGCCCGGATTTTCCATCCGGGGCTGTAGCTACCTGAAATTTCTCTCTTTTCAGTATCATTTCAATCAGGTCCAAAATAGCCTGCTCATCATCTATTACAAGAATTTTCGTCACTCTACTTCTCTCCTACTAACAAAATTGCCAGCAAAAATATATGGAAATTATCTGCAAATAAATATAGTTGCAATTATTTTTTTGATTTCACAAATCCGGATATACTGTCCCAAATGCAAAACCCGATAAAAATTAAAGCAAATATTGTCTTTTGGATATTTACCTGCTCCATTATTTGAGAAGCAGGCATTTTAAGAAGCTCTGCCACTTTTGACAGAAAGCTTCCATTAAATAATGCTGTATCCTGCATCATACAATATAATAGTATGCAGATACCCAGATTGTATACTGCATTAACTGCTGCCAAGGCTGAGTTCCAGTGCATGGCTATATATTTCCACACCAGAATGCCCAGAGAAACCGCCACAAACATAAGCATCACAGGAATATATATCTGTAGACGTTGAACGTTCAGCAAAGGTTCAATATGAATAGTATCATTTCCGCCCACGCTGTACCATCCAATCATCTGAGGCTTAGTTATCAACAGCGCTGCAAACAGCATAGTAAAAAACATAGTGAATATGGTTTCGCCGCGGGATATTTTTCTTTTATCCTTTACTTGCAAATCCATAAGTTCATCTACTGTCCACTTCTTCTTTACATAAGGAAGCTTTCCCTCATTAACTCCAACCCTCTCCAGCACTGCAAAAATCAATGTTACCCAAACTATGCTCTGCATTACTCCCTGAAAAACACCGACAGACATATCAACAGCAACATCGACAAAAGCCTTTGGAAATCCGCTCTCCAACGGTGGATTTATGATACTCCCTATCAAAGCAATGAATGCCAGCACTATGGCAACAAGACCAGTAACCAGCTTTAGAACAGAAATATAGCTGTCATATAGATCGGGACCAACAAGATATTTTTTCTTACCGCTGTATTCTGCTGCAAGGTTGGCAGGATCGCCGAGTTTTTCCAAAACTTCTCTTACATCTTCTTCTGTGGCATCTTCAGGCAACATATCTGTTATATTTGACTCCAGTTCTCTGGCTATGTCTTCCCGTGCATCCTCAGGCAGATGCCTTGTGGCAGAATACACATAAAGATCAATCATTTTCATTATCCTCATCCTCCATTAATAAGACTTCCAGCTGGTTGGAAAGCGACTTCCACTCACTTTTCAGAAGCTGGTATACCTGTTTTCCTTTTTCACTTAATACATAGAATTTTCGCGGCCTGCTTTCTGTCGTGTCCCATTCGCTACTGAGAAGCTCTTGCTTTTCCAATCGTCTTAACAGCGGATAGAGGGTGCCTGCTTCGATCGCTGCATTTTTCTTCTCCAGCTTCTGTACGAGGGAATATCCATACTCAGGTTTTTGAAGCTGGCTTAATACGGAAAGCACCAGGGTACCCCGTCTAAGCTCTACAATAAGCGAATTAACTAAATCATTTACTGATTCCACGTAATCACCTCGTTTTTAGTATACTGTATGACATACACTATTGTCAATCATACATTATTAAAAAATTTATATTGTTGTATCAAACAAAATGTAGTTCAACAACAACTAAAATCCCAGTAATATTTGTTTCAACTTGCAACTATACCTGTAAAATGCCAACACATCAAGTTAACTTAAGATAGTGTTCTACAACTGAGATAGAATCACCGCAGAACTGCATCGAAAAGTTGCAGTTTTGTCCAGCTTGTCATATACTATGATATGGACATTTAACAAGAGGCTTAATATCTTTGAAGCAATAAAGATACTGTATCAATATATACTTTGGCAGTTTTAGCTTCCTTGCATCTAAGCACTGCTGGGAGGTTGCTTTTTAAGCTATGGATTGCTTTATATGATGCTATTTAAGTGTCTTTATTGAACTGCAGCCAATAGGTAAATCATTATGGCTGAATGTATTTTTCAAAAGAATTTCATGCCTCACCGTGCAGGTTTAATCCGATATGCCGGTATTTAAATTTACTATACAAGTTCAGAGTTAGAGAGTTGGCATGCTTAATTAAGAACTGCCGATTCGTTTGGGTTTTGGGAGTTGGCATATGCTCCGCTATACAAGCCATCACCAAGAGCTTCCACTACGTTACCTTTTTACCGGCATAACCGAAGGCTTTAAAGGAAGATCCTTGGCAATGATTGAAGATCAAAGGTGGTAATTTGCTTAATGGATAAAAAAGTTGAATTTTCAAATCACGATTTAAAAAAACTTATAGGTCCTCTCATAATAGAACAGGCACTGGCAATTTCGGTAGGCATGATAGACACCATCATGGTTTCCTCCCTGGGAGAGGCCGCAGTTTCAGGTGTATCGTTGGTGGACATGATTAACGTCCTTCTCATCAATATATTTGCAGCTCTGGCAACAGGGGGAGCTGTTGTGGCAAGCCAGTTTATCGGTGCAAGGGATTTGGAAAAGGCGCGCAGGTCTGCAAATCAGCTGTTGACGGTTACTTTTACCATTTCGTTGATAATAATGACAATTGCTCTTTTTTTACGTTCCCGTTTGCTCCTTTTGCTGTTCGGGACCATCGAAGATGATGTCATGAAAAATGCCATGACTTATTTCTTTATAACAGGACTAGCCTACCCGTTCATAGCCATATATAATTCATGCGCCGCGCTTTTTAGGGCTATGGGCAACTCCCGGGTTTCTATGGCCACATCGATGGTTGTAAATATGGTAAATGTTGCAGGCAATGCCTTTTGCCTTTTTATCCTGCGTATGGGCGTAGAAGGGGTTGCAATACCCACACTGGTATCCCAGGCTACAGGTTCGGCAATAATGCTGGTGCTCATTTCCAACCCTCACAGGGTGATTTATATAAGGCGGAAAGGCTTCAAGCCTGATTTCAATATCATTCGCAGAATATTGTTCATCGGGATTCCCAGTGGCCTGGAAAACAGCATTTTTCAGCTGGGCCGTCTTCTGGTGGTAAGCATCATCGCATATTTTGGAACAGTGCAGATAGCAGCCAACGCTGTGGCCAACAATCTGGATTCCTTGGGCTGCATTCCGGGACAGGCAATGAGCCTCGCGATGATAACTGTAATCGGTCAATGTATCGGTGCTCGTGACTACAAGCAGGCACGATATTACACAAAAAAGCTAATTAAAATAGCCTATGCCGTAACAGCAGGGATGAATGCCATAATACTTATATCTATGCCTTTGATATTGCGCATATATAATCTGTCCGATGAAACCTTGCGTCTTGCTGCGATATTGGTATTAATTCATAACGGATGCGCAATACTGCTCTGGCCTTCATCCTTTACACTGCCCAATGCGCTCCGGGCTGCCAATGATGTGAAATATACCATGTTCGTATCCATAGGCTCCATGTTTTTATTCCGGGTGGTTTTCAGCTATATTTTAGGAATAGGCCTGGGATGGGGAGCCATAGGTGTCTGGGTGTCTATGGTCATGGACTGGATAAGCCGCTTCTGCTTTTTCGTCTTCCGCTTCCGCTCAGGAAAATGGGAAACAAAATATATACCTGTTTCGTCGGACAATGTGGAATTAAGCGCATAAGAAATGAGCAAGCTTTGATTAAATATATGTGATTTTAATACTTTGTACGAATTGCACCCTAACCTTTATCAGGGTATTTATAAAAAACTAGCATGTTGTAAAATAGCATCAGTAACTCTATGTAAATTTTATACCTTATGCAAATTTAATGCAGCATAATGTTCTAAGCAGATTTATATAATCAATATCCTGAAAGTGATGAAAACAGCAACGATAAAGAAAGCCGCTTTTATGCTCTTTATCCATAGGAGCATAAGCGGCATTTCTTTTAAATTGGTTTGCTCTACCCTATTTTTCAGTGCAAACCTGAAAAATAAAAAATTTAAGATAAAACGACTCATCAGCCGCCCAAAGAATAGGATGGTCGGGAGCTTGCGTCCGGTACTCAACCTGCCTCAAGCGCTTTCTGGCATCCTTTGCGGCAAGGGCAATGGTTTTTTCAAACAGCTCCCGGGTCATAAAATGGGAGCAGGAACATGTCACCAGAAAACCCCCGTCCTTTACCAGCTTCATCCCCCGCAAATTTATCTCCTTATATCCTTTAGCCGCTTTCTTTACTGATTCTCTGGACTTGGTGAAAGCAGGCGGATCCAGTATGACCACATCAAATTGCTCACCTTTTTCTTCAAGCTGCGGCAGTAAATCAAAAACATCTGCAGCCTGGAAGCGTACTGTTCCCTCCAGGCCGTTTAATCTCGCGTTTTCTTCTGCTTCCGCTATGGCCAGCTCCGATGCATCCACACCCAAGACAGAAGCTGCCCCGGCAGCTCCTGCATTCAAAGCAAAAGAACCGGTATGGGTAAAGCAGTCCAATACTTTTGCTCCCTTGCACAGAGGTCTTATCGCAGCACGGTTGAGCTTTTGATCCAGAAAAAAGCCGGTTTTTTGGCCTTTTTCAACATCCACATAGTATTTGACACCGTTTTCCACAATCTGAACCTTGGTATCGAAAGGGTCGCCAATGAAGCCTTTTACTGGCTCCATGCCTTCTAAAGCCCGCACTTTTGCATCACTGCGTTCATAAACTCCCCGTATCGGCATTCCTTCCTCAGCAAGGATTTTTTTCAATGCCTCCACAATTTTCAATTTAAACCGGTCGATCCCCAGAGCAAGGGACTGAACCACCAGAACGTCGGAATATTTGTCCACTACCATTCCGGGTAGAAAATCGGCTTCTCCGAATATAAGGCGGCAACTGGACATATCTATGGTGCGCTTTCTGTATTCCACACAGTCTCTGACCCTCTGCTCTATAAAAGCGTCATCGATGACCTGTCCTTCCTTGCGGCTCATCATCCTGACCGTTATTTTGGAATTGGTGTTTATGAATCCTGTTCCCAAAGGATAACCGTTAAAGGCCTCAACCTTTACCAAATCACCATTGGTAAAGTTCCCATCTATCCTGCCAATTTCATTATCATAGATCCAGGCTCCCCCGGCACTCAAAGTCCTTCCTTCACCTTTTTTCAAAATCACTGTCGCCATACTGTTTTCTGTCTCCTTACGCATGCAAATCTTTTAATACAATTATCTTTCATAATTCCTTTCCTTATACGATTTTAAACTACATAACATAAAACATCAAGGAAGATTAAAAAGCCATCCCGGATTCATCACAACATCGAAAATCTTCCGGAATGGCTTTTATGCTCTATCTGATAATTTCTCGATACCTTACTTAATTTGTTGTGCCAGCTATTTGAGACAGTGTTGTTGAGAGTTAATAGAGATAGTTTGCGAAGTGAAAGATAAGACAAATCACATGAATTTAAGTCGACTGATTTGCCCCGCAACAAACATACCAGCTCTTCAACTCGGAACTATACTATTGAAAATGCCAGCTCAATTAGTCAAATTTACTGCCTCAGTCTTCATCTGTACAGCGATATAAAGCGCATGAGGTTATCCATGGTAAGGGCGAGGTCACTTTTACTGCGTAGCTTTGCTTCACTGAACGGAATTGCCACGCGGTTTATGCTGAAAATAGCGCTTACACCTTCATCGTATACACCTTCAATGTCATCACCGATATCCCCCACGATAGCTATCAAAGGAACTCCCTTTTTCTTAGTCCGTCGGGCCACACCGATAACCACCTTGCCGCCAAGCGACTGGGAATCGATTTTGCCTTCACCGCTGAAAACCAAATCAGCTCCATCCAGAAGCTCATTGAAGTGTACGGCATCCAGCACGGTTTCAATACCCATCTGCAGCTTGCTGCCAAAAAAGGCTGCCATACCGCCTCCCATACCTCCTGCAGCTCCTGCGCCTTTAAGATTGATGATGTCTCTGCCTAAATCTTTTTTAACTATTTCAGCCATATGGGCAAGGTTTTGGTCAAGGATGCGCACCATGGCCTCATCGGCACCCTTTTGCGGAGCAAACACAGCTGCAGCGCCCCGTGGGCCGCAAAGAGGATTATCTATATCACACATGGTAATCATCTCCACCCCTTTGAGGTCAGGGTCTAAGCCACTGGTGTCAATAGATGCAATTTCGGACAGAGATTCACCCACAGGTATAAAGGACTCACCCTTTGAATTGATAAACCGTACACCCAGGGCTGCTGCCGCTCCGGTACCTCCGTCATTAGTGGCGCTGCCTCCCAGTCCTATTATAATCTTCCTGCATCCTGAAGCGACGGCATGACTGATAAGCTGGCCGACACCGTATGTTGTGGTTTTTTCTGCATGCTTGTTCTCACCCACCAAGGGAAGGCCTGCTGCAGCCGCCATCTCCACCACGGCGGTATTATCCGGCAAAATCCCATAGAAACTCTTTATATCTTCAAAATAAGGACCTTTTACGGTAAGATGCACCTTTTTTCCTCCAACCGC encodes the following:
- a CDS encoding PadR family transcriptional regulator, with the translated sequence MESVNDLVNSLIVELRRGTLVLSVLSQLQKPEYGYSLVQKLEKKNAAIEAGTLYPLLRRLEKQELLSSEWDTTESRPRKFYVLSEKGKQVYQLLKSEWKSLSNQLEVLLMEDEDNEND
- a CDS encoding HAAS signaling domain-containing protein; translated protein: MKMIDLYVYSATRHLPEDAREDIARELESNITDMLPEDATEEDVREVLEKLGDPANLAAEYSGKKKYLVGPDLYDSYISVLKLVTGLVAIVLAFIALIGSIINPPLESGFPKAFVDVAVDMSVGVFQGVMQSIVWVTLIFAVLERVGVNEGKLPYVKKKWTVDELMDLQVKDKRKISRGETIFTMFFTMLFAALLITKPQMIGWYSVGGNDTIHIEPLLNVQRLQIYIPVMLMFVAVSLGILVWKYIAMHWNSALAAVNAVYNLGICILLYCMMQDTALFNGSFLSKVAELLKMPASQIMEQVNIQKTIFALIFIGFCIWDSISGFVKSKK
- a CDS encoding ABC transporter ATP-binding protein, translating into MPAIEFRNISKYYENWEGEETTALKDINLTVKDGEFVCILGPSGCGKSTLLEIAAGLLPHSEGEILLDGKLQSGTSRDIGVVFQDSSLFPWRSVRKNIEFGLEVAGVSKEERLQKVQKAIEMVGLKGFENKYPHQLSGGMRQRAGIARTLVNDPACILMDEPFSAVDHLTRLALQDEIIRIWQQEKKTILFVTHDVSEAVYLSTRIVLLTPRPGRIQRIFEVPCGWPRSRNNPALLDIVEKIYMCLNNPDENEDMIEYNI
- a CDS encoding response regulator transcription factor, with product MTKILVIDDEQAILDLIEMILKREKFQVATAPDGKSGLRLFDSFNPDLVLLDIMLPDISGHEVCREITNKRKTPVIMLTAKDDIVDKVLGLELGADDYITKPFDARELIARIKAVLRRLERNDEPKENKVGDYELMVDLDNRTVFKRGKLVELTLKEYELLEVFVRNPHKVFSREELLQKVWGYDFMGDTRVVDICITRLRKKIEDDSSNPKHIITIYGFGYRYGGA
- a CDS encoding sensor histidine kinase; the encoded protein is MKLKARLITGNLLATMLTLLLVGILVMEGIKQLSISSIEQQLIEQSKLAEIYISQMHIIKNDSSEDLSSETASGVISKLGLILGNIRIYDENYSLLASSKSNEKDSITEYENKKILEAASKGNYAYIIRDNRIYFASPVCVQENTIAILEIIYPLTFFRDFTGRFINILFIGAGLFTILITFLIANIAAKVTKPINKLAVAAENYANRNFVPLKIKGSDEIAQLYRSFNAMGAQLQDYIQRQKQFVSNVSHELRTPLTAIKGYSELLMDEVKGHPDMEKAVYHLNNESRRLAKLVDEVLTLSRIDSNKESFQFGRLNLSSIVKETIEKMSLRAQKYGIRIVSGIEPDIFIWGDREKLIQMIVNLLDNAFKFSPSPSTVEVKLHRDANMALLSITDQGIGIPEKEAEKVFERFYRAENARNITGTGLGLPIVKYIVEEHKGSIELKPGIEKGTAAKVRLPVLQQG
- a CDS encoding SDR family oxidoreductase, which gives rise to MKILITGGSQGIGLAIAKELHTAGHELFLVARNPERLDSTIKSFSAKVQGFACDIGKEGQIDALINATRRENFYPDVIVLNAAAFGGPERSVLKPSPDELRQLLEVNVLSNYQLVQGFIETLKKSQYPRIIIIGSTAGIRVDDGSLYGVTKWALRSYSYFLRNELKQLGVGVTLINPGGTFTQKRVPNEKIPADRLLEASDVGKLVAAILTLSPQAVVEELNIRPLLGDTY
- a CDS encoding ABC transporter substrate-binding protein, yielding MIGNKKAFVRILSAAIAVMITLITTACSSATGSQNQTAQNTSNASTQQNTDADFTPLASPDDAPWKSRENKQVTVRAGFAKGMTGIANQFAIQNGWYKEAGIELSLIDIPNPVSAFGAGEVDIADGDPGTYIPAIVNNVPMKIVSNMWRNKGAYWIIARPEIKSWADLKGKKIGSAQPTGGMKLTLMEVLTQNGIDPEKDVELIANGSYQTAYATLTSGEVDATIIHQPYATLAEKEGTGHVLAKTWEFLPGYHTGVLVASQKMIDEQPDVVERVLEVYFYANNYAKNHLDEFIPWAAKYLNVDEDTARKAIEAEIVLWENDPIVDTNRLQVTEDLLTKYGMQRESYKVDGVVDNRFAEKVAKALKLGKYAS
- a CDS encoding nitroreductase family protein; translation: MSDNVLKQFNLTDEEYLKLDEVEFRARFRERVHHTLEIQTYAAANGDEVLKENQSATAKKFIRLWEERNLPKDLPEYVYAKKLIEFSETLLRGEKLDLSEYEPYKLSDEEKDAFFKVIKERRSVRHFTDERVPDELIDKILESGLWAAHSCNLQSIKYLVVMEETTPGLFKGSDVPGGPVHLVVLQDERVYRANPLNPVRNRLIDAGAAAQNMVLAAHALGLGSVWLTFNDAMIERISKYFNLPEYLKLVTYVDVGYPNQTPYAPQRKTLKEAIEARV